The following DNA comes from Janthinobacterium sp. TB1-E2.
GCCGGCACGATTTATTCGGCGCTGACGCCAAACATGCAAGGCTTTGACGCAGCGCTGGCGGCGAAGGCCGATGAAGTGGTGATCTTCGGTTCCGCGTCCGAGGCCTTCTCGCAAAAGAACATCAACTGCTCGATCGCCGAATCGATCGCCCGCTTCGAAGGCGTGGCGAAGGCGGCCAAGGAACACGGCCTGCGCCTGCGCGGCAGCATCAGCTGCGCCTTCGGCTGCCCTTACCAGGGGGACGTGCCGCTGGACGCCGTAGCCGACGTGGTGGGCCGCATGCGCGATCTCGGCTGCGACGAGATCGACATCGCCGACACCATCGGCGTGGCCACGCCGCGCCAGACGCAGGCGGTGATGGAGCGCGCGATTGCCGCCTTCCATGTGGGCGGGCTGTCCGGCCACTTCCACGACACCTACGGCCAGGCGCTGGCAAATATCTACGCCAGCCTGGAAACGGGCATCGCGATCTATCACTCGTCCGTCTCGGGCCTGGGCGGCTGCCCGTACGCCAAGGGCGCCACCGGCAACGTGGCGACCGAGGACGTGCTGTACATGATGCAGGGGCTGGGCATCGCCACCGGCATCGATCTGGACCTGGTGGTGGACGCAGGGCAGTTCATCTCGCAGCAGCTGGGCCGCAAGGGATCTAGCCGCGCCGGCAACGCCATCGCGGCGAAGCGCGCAGCTGTGTAGGTCGGATTAGCGCGCAAGCGCGTAATCCGACGCCACCAAGGACATGGCCAACACTGTTGTCGGGTTACGCGCTGCGCGCTAACCCGACCTACCCGACCGACCCCGGCGTACGTGAACCGTACAGGCGAAAAAAAACCCAAGAGCCTAAACTCTTGGGTTTTTTTCTACAAATTTGGTCGGAGTACAAGGATTCGAACCTTGGACCCCCTGGTCCCAAACCAGGTGCGCTACCGGGCTGCGCCACACTCCGAAGACCAAGATAATACAGGCCGTATCGACTTCGGTCAAGGGTCAGGTGAAACTCTGTGTAAATTATTTACGCGCGGTACTGGGATGCATGTATTTTTCAACATGCCGGAAATATGCGACACTGGCTTGGCAAGTTTTCCCGATCAGACATGAAGGCGACGACGGCAATGGAGTTCAGGATAGAAAGAAGCGGCGGCGGCCAGCCCATGCCGAGCCGCCGCGGCATCGTGCTGGGCATCGCCGTGTCCTTGCTGCTGCATGGCGCATTGATCACTCTGTGGCGCCATGTGCAGCCAGCCGCGCCACCGGACACGGCCCCGCGCGTGGAGTCGATCGCCGTGTGGATACGTCCGCTGGCCGCCAAGCCGCCCCCGCCGCCCGTCGAAGTCGTCAAGCCGAAGCGCGAACCAAAACCCATCAGCAAGCCGAAACTCGCCACGACCCGGGAAACGCCGGCGGCGCCCACGGCGCCAACATCGAGCCCGCAATCCGTCACGGTCGTGCCGGCATCACCGGCCACGCCGGCGGCCAGTCCCGATACCGTCAGGCAAGAAACGCCGGAAACGCCAAAGTTCGACATGGAAGCGGCCAGGAAAACGGCGCGCAAGATGGCCGGCGAGCGCGATCCATCCAAGGTGGGTACGGCCGTGGGGCAAATCCCCGACAAGCCGCTGCAAACGGAAACCCAGCTGGCGCGCGACATCGCACAAGGCAAGCGCGGCGATTGCCGCACCGCCTATTCAGGCGCAGGCTTGCTGGCGCCCGTGTTGATGTTGTTGGACAAGAAGGATAGCGGCTGCAAGTGGTAATAATTTAATAACACGCCAGCAATGGGCAGGCCTGTAAATTATTCCTGTCCCTTCAATTGCAACGCCCGCTCATACAGCGCATTCTTCTTGCGCCCCGTGATTTGCGCCGTCAAATTCGCCGCCTGCTTGACGCTGCATTCGGCCAGCAGGATATTGAGGATGCGCTCCGCTTCCACGTCTTCCGCGTCCTGCGCTTGCGTCGCGCCTTCGAGCAGGACGACGAATTCTCCCTTTTCACGGTGCGCGTCGGCGCGTATCCAGCTTTCCGCTTCGGACAGGGGACAGCGGTGGATTTCCTCGAACAGTTTCGTCAGCTCGCGCGCGAACACCACCTGGCGCGTCGGTTCGAACGCTTCCACCAAGGCCGTGGCGCAATCGAGGATGCGGTGCGGCGCTTCATAGAACACCATCGTCGCCGTCACGCCGCGCAGGCTGTGCAACATGTTTTCGCGCTGCTTGGCTTTCGCGGGCAGGAAGCCGACAAAGTAAAACTGGTCATTCAACAGGCCGCTGGCGGAAATGGCGGTAATCGCCGCCGACGGGCCGGGCAGGGGCAGCACGCGCAGGCCGGCCGCGCGCACGGCGTCGACGATGCGCGCACCGGGGTCGGACACGGCGGGCGTGCCGGCGTCGGAAACGAGGGCGATGCGCTCGCCGGCGTGCAGGCGGGCGATCAGGGTCTGCGCCACTTCGCGTTCGTTATGTTGATGCGCCGCAATCAGGGGCTTGTTCAAGCCAAAGCGCGTCAACAGGTGCGCCGTGTTGCGCGTATCTTCACAGGCGACGGCATCGGCAAGGCTCAGCAGATGCAGCGCGCGCAGGCTGATATCGGTCACATTACCGATCGGCGTGGCCACTATATACAATGTTGCGATAGGATAGACCTGGTGCGCCGCCTCTGTCATGATGGGCAGGCTGGCGATGGAACTGATTTCTTGTACGGTCATTTTGGAGGTTAAATGCTTGCTAATAGTGTGAAGTTACTGCTTGTTTGTGCCGCGACCGGCATGCTGAGCGCTTGCAGCACGCCTTGCGACGCGCCCGGGCAATTGTGCGCGCCTATTGAATCTAACACAAGGGCGCTGCCGCCACCGAAGCCGCTGCCACCGCCCGTGCCGCCCAAGCCGCCCGCGCCCGAACCTGTGACGTTTGCCGTGGCCGTACCCGATATTACCGCCTACGACGGCAATGGCGCGCCGCTGGCGCCCATCAATACCAAGCCGGCGACCGGCACGCCGCAGGACATGCCGGCCGCCACGGCGCCGGCGCCGTCGGACGGCAAGGTCCACCACATCGGCCTGCTGCTGCCGCTGCGCTCCGCTTCCCTGGGCCCGGCCGCCGAGCTGCTGCGCGCCGGCTTCATGGCCGCGTATGAGCGCGACCGCAGCGGCTTTGAAGTGACGGTGATCGACACGGGCGACGGCAGCAGCGACGTGCTGAACAAATTCGCGCAAGCACAGGAAGAACAGGACATCGTCGTCGGGCCTTTGTCGCGCTCGGCCGTCACGGCCGTGGCCAACAGCGACCTGGTACGCAAGCCAACGATCGCCCTGAACCACCCCGACAACCGCGGCGAGGCGCGCCTGCCGGCCAAGCTGCTGGTGATGGGCTTGTCGATTGAGGCGGAAGCGCGCCAGGTCGCCGCCTGGGCCGCCAGCGAACAGCCGGGCGCCAGCGCACTGGTCCTGTCGGCCGGTTCGCCCTCGCAGCGCCGCATCAGCGCCGCCTTCAAGCAGGAATGGCTGCGCCAGGGCGGCAAGATCGAGACGATGGACTTGACGGCCACGAATGGCTACCTGAGCGATGCCGAGCTGGTACAACTGCGCGCGCGCCTGGCCGCCACGCCACCGGGCCTGCTGTTTGCCGCGCTCGACGCCGACCAGGCGCGCCAGTTGCGCGTGGCCATCGGCAGCGATCTGCCCCTGTATGGCACCTCGTCCTTGAATCCCGGCGCCGGGCGCGGCGCCAGCGGCCCCGAACTCGACGGCGCGCGCTTGCTGGACCTGCCATGGCAAGTGCAGCGCGAGCATCCGCAAGTGATGGTGTATCCGCAGCCGCCGCAACCGGCCGACGCCCGCCTGACGGCCGACATGGAACGCCTGTACGCGCTGGGCATCGATGCCTTCCGCGTGGCGCGCGAAGTGGCGCTGCGCCCGAACGCGCCATTTACCCTTGATGGCGTGACGGGCCGCCTGGCCGTGCGCTTCGAGAATGAGCAAACAGTATTCGAACGCACAGAACAGGCCGCCACCTATCAGCAAGGCGTGCTGGGCACCTGGCCACCGGCCGCGCCGGCGCCGGCGCCTGTCTCTGTGCCGCCGGCCCAATAAGGACACGCCATGCCACCCCTGCCTTTCCAGAATAAACAGGCACGGGGACGGCAAGGGGAAGACGATGCGCTCGCGTATCTGCTGCTGCAAGGCCTGGTGCTGCTGGAGCGTAACTATCTGTGCAAGGGCGGCGAGCTGGACCTGATCATGCGCGATGGCGCATCCGTCGTCTTCGTCGAAGTGCGGCTACGCAGCAGTGCAGCCTTCGGCGGCGCCCTGGCCAGCATCACGCCAGCCAAGCAGCGGCGCATGACGGTGGCCGCGCAAACCTGGCTGCTGCGGCAAAAAACCGTGCCGCCCTGCCGTTTCGACGCGCTGGCCATTGATGGCGGGCGCATCAGCTGGCTGAAGAACATCCTCGATATGTAAGCATTTTTAACAGTGCTTGTCCGCCATGCCGCGCGCCTGCACTATAATCGGCAGACTATGAATAATCAACGCATCCTCTCGCACTTCCACGAAAGTGCCGAACTCAAGATCCAGGCCGCCACCGTACTGGCGCAACCCATTGCGCAGGCGATCGACCTGATGTTTTATGCATTGTCCAACGGCAACAAGATTCTCGCCTGCGGCAACGGCGGTTCCGCCGCCGACTGCCAGCATTTCGCAGCCGAGCTGGTAGGGCGCTTCGAACGCGAGCGCTTTCCGCTGCCGGCCCTGGCGCTGACGACGGATACGTCGATCCTGACGGCCGTGGCCAACGACTACAGCTACCGCGAGATCTTCTCGAAGCAGGTGCAGGCCTTCGGCCAGGCCGGCGACATCTTGCTGGCCATTTCCACGTCGGGCAATTCGGCCAACGTGATGGCCGCCGTGGAAGCGGCGCTCGAGCGCGAAATGCGCGTCGTGGCGCTGACGGGCAAGGACGGCGGCGCCATCGGCAAGATGCTGACGGACGCCGACGTGCATATCTGCGTGCCGGCCGAGCGCACGGCGCGCATCCAGGAAGTCCACCTGACCACCATACATTGCATCTGCGACGGCATCGACGTCGCGCTATTCGGAGGAGACGTGAATGACTAAATTCGGTACTGGCCCAGGCTGGAAACGCGTACAACGCCCATTGGCCACCGCACTGCTGTGCGGCGCCATGCTCACTTCGCTCACCGGCTGCATCGAATTGATGGTCGGCGGCGCGGTGATGGGCGGCGTTGCCGCAGCGGACCGCCGCACCCTGGGCGCCCAGACCGAAGACAAGTCGATCGCCGTCAAAGGCGAGTCGCGCATCCCCTCGATCACCGGCGACGTGGGCCATGTGAACGTCACCAGCTTCAACCGCCGCGTCCTGCTGACGGGCGAAGTGCGCGACGAGGCGATGAAAAATGCCGTCGAGCGCGAAGTGCGCAATATCGAAGGCGTGGAATCGGTGGCCAATGAATTGATCATCGCCGGTCCGGCCAGCTACACCTCGCGCTCGAACGACGCACTGATCACCACCAAGGTCAAGGCCAGCCTGGTCGACATGAAAACCATCTCGGCCGCCTCGTTCAAGGTCGTCACGGAAAACGCCACCGTCTTCCTGATGGGCCGGGTCACCCAACGCGAAGGCACGGTCGCGGCCGACGTGGCGCGCGGCGTGGGCGGCGTGCAGAAAGTAGTCAAGCTGTTCGACTACATTTCGGAATCGGAACTGAAGCAGTTGCAGCCCGATCCGGCGCCAGCACGCACCACCAGCACTGGCGACACGGCGCAGCAATAAACGCCTCCTCCGTTTGACCTACGGCTTTGATGCGGCGATATGGCTATAATGGCCGCATCGCCGCGCTTTTCAAGTAAAAACCATGTCAACTTCGCCATCCGCAAGCAAGTCCTGGGTCAAGCCAGCCCTGATCGCCGTCTTCGTGGCGGGCGTGGCCGCCGCCGCTTATCTGTCGCTCAATGACAAGCAAAGCGCACCGGACGTGACCTTCCACGGCATCCATGGCGAAAAAATCACGTCGGCCAGCCTGCGCGGAAAGGTCGTGATGGTCAATTTCTGGGCCACCTCGTGCACCACCTGCGTGGCGGAAATGCCGGACATGGTCGACACCTACAACAAGTACAAGGGGCAAGGGCTGGAATTCGTGGCCGTGGCCATGAAATACGATCCGGCCAACTACGTGCTGAACTTCGCCGAAACGCGCCAGCTGCCGTTCAAGGTGGCGCTCGACGTGACGGGCGAGGCGGCCAAGGCCTATGGCGACGTGGCCCTCACGCCCACCACCTTCGTGCTCGACAAGCAGGGCAAGATCCTCAAGCGCTACGTGGGCAAGCCGGAATTCGCGGAACTGCACAAGTTGCTGGAAACGGCTATCGCCGGTTAAGGCTCGGCACCGCACAAAACCTTGTTGCCAAGTGTTATCAACCTGTTATAACCTTCCTAGGCGTGATCCCACTCACCTTGTGAAGGCCAGCCGTGCCCCTAGCCGCTCAATCGCTCGACCCGCAGCAACTGAAAACCTGGCTGCTCGCCACCGGCAACAAGGACGCCACCGCGTTCCGCCAGCTATATAACTCCACCTCATCGAAACTGTTTGGCTTCGCGCTGCGTATATTGCATAAGCAAGAGCTCGCAGAAGAAGCCTTGCAAGAGGGTTTCGTCGCCATCTGGAACAACGCCGCCACGTATCAAAGCCATCTGGCGGCGCCGATGACCTGGATGGCCACCATCGTGCGCAACAAGGCGTTCGATGTGCTGCGGCGCAGCGACGATACCGTGGAAATCGATGCCGAACAGTTTGATAGCGAAGTCATGAATGCACTCCGAGACCCCCAGGCCACGCCGATCGAATCACTGCAGCTAAGCGGTGACGCCAAGGCGCTGGCGTTTTGCATGTCCGCCCTGGAAGGGCTGCACCGGCAGGTGGTCGCCCTGGCGTTCTATCACGACCTGTCGCACAGCGAAGTGGCGCAGCAGATGTCGCTGCCGATCGGCACCGTGAAGACCTGGATACGCCGCAGCCTGGAACGCCTGCGCACGTGTCTGGCGAAACGGGAGGCATCATGAATATCCGCGGCAATGACGTGCTGCGTCAGAAACTGGCGTCCGAATACGTGCTCGGCACCTTGAAAGGCGGCGCGCGGCGGCGTTTCGAAGGCTGGCTGCACAATGACGCCGACTTGCGCAATATCACCGCCGAATGGCGCCAGCGCCTGGAACCGATGGCCGAATTTGCCACGCCCGTGGCGCCGCCCAAGCGCGTGTGGCAGCAGATCGAGCAGCGCCTGCACCTGAAGCCGCAGGGCGGCTGGTCCTTGTTCCGCGATTCCCTGTCGTTCTGGCGTTCGCTGGGCATGGCCTCGAGCGCCATCGCCGCGCTGCTGGTGATCGTCGTGGCCACGCGCATGATGGACGCGCCGCAGATCAGCTATGTGGCCAGCCTGATGGACGAGAAAGCGCAAACGGCCCTGTTGCTGACGGCCGACAGCCGCCACGGCGCGCTCGAGGTGCGCATGGTGGGCAACGCACCCGTGCCGAGCGACAAGGATCTGGAACTGTGGGCTGTGCCGAAGAGCGGCAACCCGCGCTCCCTGGGCTTATTGGCCGACAAGGGCAACGTGAAACTGGCCTTGTCTGAGCGCGCCATCGGCAACGACGTGGCCTTGCTGGCCGTCACGCTGGAGCCGAAAGGCGGTTCGCCGAATCCGGACGGACCGACGGGGCCGATTTTGTATAAAGGTAACTGGGTGAAAATCTAACCCGAAGGCAAAAATCCGGGGTCAGACCCGCCGGGTCTGACCCCAGCAGTTGATTTAGGGTGTCGGTTTATTTGGGATATAGAATCATCTGCGTGCAGCGGAACAAGGCAATCGTTTTGCCCGTTTCCTTGCTTTTCACCACGGCATCCCACACTTGCGTGTTGCGGCCCTTGTGTTCGACCTTGGCCGTGCAGGTGAGCGTGCCTTCGCGGGCCGTGCCCAGGTGGTTCGATTTCAATTCGATGGTCGTGAAATTAGTCGCCCCTTCGGGCAGGTTGACGATGCAGCCGTAGCCGGAAGCCGTGTCGGCCAGGGTCACCACGCTGCCCGCGTGCAGGTAGCCGTTCGGCGCCAGCAGATGCGGCAGCACGGGCAATTCCGCCGTCAGCTGGCCGTCGCCCACTTCCGTGATGACGATGCCCAGGTGGCCGGGCAGGCGGCCCGTGCCGCGTTCATTCAACATTGCTACGGTGATCTCGGGATTGCTCATGCTGGTCCTTGTGCGGGTGAGTCCGGGATACGCCGGAACATACTATGATGATAGCAACTTTCCCGGCCACGGTCTGGCGACCGCTTATTTCCGGCCGCGCCGCCGTTTCCACCATACCAATGTCCCCGTCAGCAGGAACAGCAGCGGCATCAGGCCGAAAGCGGTAATAAAACCGCGCCCGGCCACGCCAAAGGCCTGGCCCGAGTGCAGGGGGAATTGCCAGCCCAGGAAAACGTCTCCGGCCGGCGCCCGCAAGGGATCGCGTATGCGCAGGGGCAAGCCGCTGCGCGCGTCCACAGTGATGCGCGTGGCACCGTCGCCCTCGGCGATTTCGCCAGGCTGGCGCACGCGCACGTCATACGGCTGGTCCTTTTTCGCCGGCAGCACGATGCGCGACACGCGCGCCTGCGGATACAGCTGTTGCGCGGCGGCCATGGCCTGGCCCGCATCGAGCAGGTCGCCATCCTGCCGCAGATTTTTCAGTTTGGCCTTGTCCGGCGCCGTCGAGACGAGCTCCACCAGCGGCACGACCAATTGCGGCAAATTGAAATAAATGCCGGAAAAGGCCAGTACGGCCAGCACGGGTGCGGCAAAAAAGCCGGCCGCCTTGTGAAACGTGTAGTTGAAGCGGGGCCAGGAACCGCCATGCGACACCGTCAGCGCGCGCTTGATCGCCGTCCACTGCAGGCGCGGCCACCACAGATAGATGCCGCTCAAGGCCATCAGCAGCAACATCACGCCCGAGATACCCGTAATGGTTTTACCCACTTCGCCCGACAATAAATAACGGTGCAGATGAAACATGCCCGACATCAGCAGCGGGCGCGTGAGGCCGAAACGCCCCCAGTCGCGCTCGCCTTTGACTTGCAAGGTGTAGGGGTCGACCATCACCTGGCGCACGATGGCCTGGCTGAAAGGCGACGGTTTGCCGGCTTGCCGGTACGAGGCCACGTACACGTCGCGCGCATCGGCGGGCGGATTGAGCTGGGCCGGCTTGCCGTAAGCGGGGTCGGCCGCGAGCCCATCGACCACCGCTTGCACCGTGCGCGGCGTCACCTGGAACACCTGGCCGGGCGCGGGCGTGCTCGCCTGCAACAGGGTCGGATTCAGGTATGCGTCGAGCTCCGGCATCCAGGCGATGGCGGAACCCGTCAAGCCCAGCAAAACGAACAGGGCGCCGAACCACAGGCCCGCATACAGGTGCAGCTTGGCGAACAACCACTTGATCGGGCGTTTGGACATGGGGAGGCGACTCGGGGAAATTTGGGCTGCAGAACGATAGCATGAAAGCTCCGC
Coding sequences within:
- a CDS encoding PaaI family thioesterase; its protein translation is MSNPEITVAMLNERGTGRLPGHLGIVITEVGDGQLTAELPVLPHLLAPNGYLHAGSVVTLADTASGYGCIVNLPEGATNFTTIELKSNHLGTAREGTLTCTAKVEHKGRNTQVWDAVVKSKETGKTIALFRCTQMILYPK
- a CDS encoding PepSY-associated TM helix domain-containing protein; translated protein: MSKRPIKWLFAKLHLYAGLWFGALFVLLGLTGSAIAWMPELDAYLNPTLLQASTPAPGQVFQVTPRTVQAVVDGLAADPAYGKPAQLNPPADARDVYVASYRQAGKPSPFSQAIVRQVMVDPYTLQVKGERDWGRFGLTRPLLMSGMFHLHRYLLSGEVGKTITGISGVMLLLMALSGIYLWWPRLQWTAIKRALTVSHGGSWPRFNYTFHKAAGFFAAPVLAVLAFSGIYFNLPQLVVPLVELVSTAPDKAKLKNLRQDGDLLDAGQAMAAAQQLYPQARVSRIVLPAKKDQPYDVRVRQPGEIAEGDGATRITVDARSGLPLRIRDPLRAPAGDVFLGWQFPLHSGQAFGVAGRGFITAFGLMPLLFLLTGTLVWWKRRRGRK
- a CDS encoding YraN family protein translates to MPPLPFQNKQARGRQGEDDALAYLLLQGLVLLERNYLCKGGELDLIMRDGASVVFVEVRLRSSAAFGGALASITPAKQRRMTVAAQTWLLRQKTVPPCRFDALAIDGGRISWLKNILDM
- a CDS encoding sigma-70 family RNA polymerase sigma factor; this encodes MPLAAQSLDPQQLKTWLLATGNKDATAFRQLYNSTSSKLFGFALRILHKQELAEEALQEGFVAIWNNAATYQSHLAAPMTWMATIVRNKAFDVLRRSDDTVEIDAEQFDSEVMNALRDPQATPIESLQLSGDAKALAFCMSALEGLHRQVVALAFYHDLSHSEVAQQMSLPIGTVKTWIRRSLERLRTCLAKREAS
- a CDS encoding hydroxymethylglutaryl-CoA lyase, whose product is MNPTTSLPKQVKIVEVGPRDGLQNEKETISAAVKIELVDRLTQAGFVNIEAASFVSPKWVPQMATSAEVMDKIARRAGTIYSALTPNMQGFDAALAAKADEVVIFGSASEAFSQKNINCSIAESIARFEGVAKAAKEHGLRLRGSISCAFGCPYQGDVPLDAVADVVGRMRDLGCDEIDIADTIGVATPRQTQAVMERAIAAFHVGGLSGHFHDTYGQALANIYASLETGIAIYHSSVSGLGGCPYAKGATGNVATEDVLYMMQGLGIATGIDLDLVVDAGQFISQQLGRKGSSRAGNAIAAKRAAV
- a CDS encoding BON domain-containing protein; translated protein: MTKFGTGPGWKRVQRPLATALLCGAMLTSLTGCIELMVGGAVMGGVAAADRRTLGAQTEDKSIAVKGESRIPSITGDVGHVNVTSFNRRVLLTGEVRDEAMKNAVEREVRNIEGVESVANELIIAGPASYTSRSNDALITTKVKASLVDMKTISAASFKVVTENATVFLMGRVTQREGTVAADVARGVGGVQKVVKLFDYISESELKQLQPDPAPARTTSTGDTAQQ
- the rsmI gene encoding 16S rRNA (cytidine(1402)-2'-O)-methyltransferase, with translation MTVQEISSIASLPIMTEAAHQVYPIATLYIVATPIGNVTDISLRALHLLSLADAVACEDTRNTAHLLTRFGLNKPLIAAHQHNEREVAQTLIARLHAGERIALVSDAGTPAVSDPGARIVDAVRAAGLRVLPLPGPSAAITAISASGLLNDQFYFVGFLPAKAKQRENMLHSLRGVTATMVFYEAPHRILDCATALVEAFEPTRQVVFARELTKLFEEIHRCPLSEAESWIRADAHREKGEFVVLLEGATQAQDAEDVEAERILNILLAECSVKQAANLTAQITGRKKNALYERALQLKGQE
- a CDS encoding anti-sigma factor, giving the protein MNIRGNDVLRQKLASEYVLGTLKGGARRRFEGWLHNDADLRNITAEWRQRLEPMAEFATPVAPPKRVWQQIEQRLHLKPQGGWSLFRDSLSFWRSLGMASSAIAALLVIVVATRMMDAPQISYVASLMDEKAQTALLLTADSRHGALEVRMVGNAPVPSDKDLELWAVPKSGNPRSLGLLADKGNVKLALSERAIGNDVALLAVTLEPKGGSPNPDGPTGPILYKGNWVKI
- a CDS encoding peroxiredoxin family protein, giving the protein MSTSPSASKSWVKPALIAVFVAGVAAAAYLSLNDKQSAPDVTFHGIHGEKITSASLRGKVVMVNFWATSCTTCVAEMPDMVDTYNKYKGQGLEFVAVAMKYDPANYVLNFAETRQLPFKVALDVTGEAAKAYGDVALTPTTFVLDKQGKILKRYVGKPEFAELHKLLETAIAG
- a CDS encoding phosphoheptose isomerase is translated as MNNQRILSHFHESAELKIQAATVLAQPIAQAIDLMFYALSNGNKILACGNGGSAADCQHFAAELVGRFERERFPLPALALTTDTSILTAVANDYSYREIFSKQVQAFGQAGDILLAISTSGNSANVMAAVEAALEREMRVVALTGKDGGAIGKMLTDADVHICVPAERTARIQEVHLTTIHCICDGIDVALFGGDVND
- a CDS encoding penicillin-binding protein activator, which produces MPPKPPAPEPVTFAVAVPDITAYDGNGAPLAPINTKPATGTPQDMPAATAPAPSDGKVHHIGLLLPLRSASLGPAAELLRAGFMAAYERDRSGFEVTVIDTGDGSSDVLNKFAQAQEEQDIVVGPLSRSAVTAVANSDLVRKPTIALNHPDNRGEARLPAKLLVMGLSIEAEARQVAAWAASEQPGASALVLSAGSPSQRRISAAFKQEWLRQGGKIETMDLTATNGYLSDAELVQLRARLAATPPGLLFAALDADQARQLRVAIGSDLPLYGTSSLNPGAGRGASGPELDGARLLDLPWQVQREHPQVMVYPQPPQPADARLTADMERLYALGIDAFRVAREVALRPNAPFTLDGVTGRLAVRFENEQTVFERTEQAATYQQGVLGTWPPAAPAPAPVSVPPAQ